One Eubacteriales bacterium mix99 genomic window carries:
- a CDS encoding M15 family metallopeptidase, whose amino-acid sequence MKTFQFGESYISSGNLILVNPSHPLPDKKKMDRLTFLDSSFSCQGQSASDGEEICATAESDRAGSVAMESQAAEMLLEVMMQLNAGDRILPVSGYRTLQEQQMIYADSLRENGAEYTGRYVAIPGCSEHQTGLAIDLAENREEIDFICPDFPDAGICRQFRQLSASYGFIERYPAGREQITQIACEPWHFRYVGYPHSEIIKEMNDTLEEYIQYLKCFCPDHPLGFQCGRYAYEIFYVPVPRDPGQQAVVEIPDQVSCQASGNNEDGVVVTLRRDVL is encoded by the coding sequence ATGAAAACATTTCAATTTGGTGAGAGTTATATTTCAAGTGGAAATCTGATACTGGTCAACCCGTCCCATCCCCTTCCGGACAAAAAGAAAATGGATCGTTTGACATTCCTGGATTCTTCCTTTTCCTGTCAGGGGCAATCCGCATCCGACGGGGAAGAGATCTGTGCAACGGCAGAATCCGACAGGGCCGGCTCTGTTGCCATGGAAAGCCAGGCGGCAGAAATGCTTCTGGAGGTAATGATGCAATTGAATGCAGGGGATAGAATCCTTCCGGTCAGTGGCTATCGGACTTTACAGGAACAACAGATGATCTATGCAGATTCCCTGCGGGAAAACGGCGCAGAATATACCGGCAGATATGTTGCCATTCCGGGATGCAGCGAGCACCAGACAGGATTGGCCATCGATCTTGCTGAGAACCGGGAGGAAATCGACTTTATCTGCCCGGATTTTCCGGATGCCGGAATCTGCAGGCAATTCCGGCAGCTGTCCGCTTCATATGGCTTTATTGAGCGATATCCTGCCGGCAGGGAACAGATTACGCAGATCGCCTGCGAGCCATGGCATTTTCGCTATGTGGGATATCCTCATTCGGAGATCATAAAGGAAATGAATGATACATTGGAAGAGTATATCCAGTATCTGAAATGCTTTTGTCCGGATCATCCTTTGGGATTCCAGTGTGGCCGGTATGCATATGAGATTTTCTATGTTCCGGTCCCGCGGGATCCAGGGCAGCAAGCAGTTGTGGAGATTCCGGACCAGGTCTCCTGTCAGGCTTCCGGCAACAACGAGGACGGCGTTGTGGTAACCTTACGGAGGGATGTATTATGA
- the vanT gene encoding serine racemase VanT catalytic subunit, which produces MDSGYRAEDRTNPGKVEYAGIDWFRLIAAFLVVSIHTSPLADWNQTADFVFTRILARVAVPFFLMTSGFFLYVKEGDGALPFGRLAAFQKKTAVLYAMAILLYLPLTIYNGTVQEWKVLPNLLKDVFFDGTFYHLWYLPAAILGASIVWLLLKKGNAGQASFVCLLLYLIGLFGDSYYGISEKIPFLKAVYQYVFRFSDYTRNGLFYTPIFFLMGALYARQANRKEGTQRFRQVSGKKCIAGLALSFSLMLVEGLLLYRFHLQQHDSMYFFLLPTMFFLFPCLLLFNKGKDYRSLRDLSMIIYLIHPAVLVGIRGFAKAVGLESLLIENSFLHFLTVALGSFIVAALLVRIGNRRRASADAGPIHGNPDRFPQTDGHLRSSDRGRRDRAWMEICLSSLRQNVEAFRKILPDGCRIMAVVKANAYGHGAEQVSAYLNRIGVNTFAVATIDEGISLRRQGVNGEILILGYTPAERASELFRYRLSQTVADAEHAMELDRFGKPLPVHIKVNTGMNRLGESFRHEEEIASVFDCKNLIIEGIFTHLCVADSRRESDIDFTNLQIRCFYQLLYQLKSKGIPLPRTHVQSSYGVLNYPSLSCDYARIGIALYGVLSTPDPRTKCSMDLKPVLALRSRVTLVRTIGPGEGVSYGREFIAQKKTTVAVISVGYADGYPRALSDGKGQVLIHGQRASILGRICMDQLMADVTGIPGVKRGDVVTLIGRDGMEEITAEEVAENAGTITNELLSRLGDRPERIILDS; this is translated from the coding sequence ATGGATTCCGGATACCGTGCGGAGGACAGAACGAATCCGGGCAAAGTGGAGTATGCCGGCATTGACTGGTTCCGGCTGATTGCCGCTTTTCTCGTTGTTTCCATTCACACTTCGCCTCTGGCGGACTGGAATCAAACTGCTGATTTTGTTTTCACGCGGATCCTGGCCCGTGTGGCAGTTCCCTTTTTTCTTATGACTTCCGGATTTTTTCTGTATGTGAAAGAAGGAGACGGGGCACTGCCTTTCGGCAGATTGGCTGCATTCCAGAAAAAAACCGCTGTTTTATATGCAATGGCGATTTTGCTTTATCTGCCGCTTACTATCTATAACGGGACCGTACAGGAGTGGAAAGTTCTGCCGAATCTTCTGAAGGACGTTTTTTTTGACGGTACTTTTTATCATTTGTGGTACCTCCCTGCGGCAATCCTCGGTGCCAGCATTGTCTGGCTGCTGCTGAAAAAGGGGAATGCCGGTCAGGCAAGCTTCGTTTGTCTGCTCCTGTATCTCATCGGATTGTTTGGAGACAGCTATTATGGCATATCCGAAAAGATCCCATTTTTGAAAGCGGTTTATCAGTATGTATTCCGGTTCTCCGATTATACGCGCAACGGCTTATTCTATACCCCCATTTTCTTTTTGATGGGTGCGCTGTATGCAAGGCAGGCAAACAGGAAGGAAGGAACACAGCGGTTCCGGCAGGTTTCAGGGAAGAAGTGCATTGCCGGGCTTGCACTGTCCTTTTCCCTGATGCTCGTGGAAGGATTGCTGCTGTATCGTTTTCATCTTCAGCAGCATGATAGTATGTACTTTTTCCTTTTGCCCACCATGTTTTTCCTGTTTCCATGTCTGCTTCTTTTCAACAAGGGAAAGGATTACCGGTCCCTGCGGGATCTATCCATGATCATTTACCTGATTCATCCTGCGGTTCTTGTTGGCATCCGCGGTTTTGCGAAGGCGGTGGGCCTTGAGAGCCTGCTGATTGAAAACAGCTTTCTTCATTTCCTGACCGTCGCTCTGGGCTCTTTTATCGTCGCTGCCCTGCTGGTCCGTATCGGAAATCGCCGACGCGCATCCGCAGATGCCGGTCCCATACACGGAAATCCGGATCGGTTTCCGCAGACAGACGGGCATTTACGTTCTTCCGACAGGGGACGCCGGGACCGGGCGTGGATGGAGATCTGCCTGTCCAGCCTTCGCCAAAATGTGGAAGCCTTTCGGAAAATCCTTCCTGACGGCTGCCGGATCATGGCCGTCGTAAAGGCAAACGCCTATGGGCATGGAGCTGAGCAGGTATCTGCTTATCTGAACCGCATCGGCGTGAATACGTTTGCAGTTGCCACCATTGATGAAGGAATCAGCCTTCGCAGGCAGGGGGTGAACGGAGAGATTCTCATCCTTGGCTATACCCCTGCGGAAAGAGCCTCTGAGTTGTTTCGTTACCGGCTGTCCCAGACTGTGGCGGATGCGGAGCATGCAATGGAACTGGACCGCTTTGGCAAGCCGCTGCCGGTACATATCAAAGTGAATACCGGTATGAACCGTCTGGGGGAGAGCTTTCGGCATGAAGAGGAAATCGCCTCTGTCTTTGACTGTAAAAACCTCATCATTGAAGGCATTTTTACTCACCTTTGTGTAGCCGACAGCCGCAGGGAATCCGATATCGATTTTACCAACCTGCAGATCCGCTGCTTTTATCAGCTTCTGTACCAATTGAAGTCAAAAGGGATTCCTCTCCCCAGGACACATGTGCAGAGCAGCTATGGGGTGTTGAATTATCCGTCGCTTTCCTGTGACTATGCCCGAATCGGCATCGCACTTTATGGTGTCTTGAGCACGCCGGATCCCCGGACAAAATGTTCCATGGACTTAAAGCCGGTTTTGGCCCTCAGGTCCAGGGTAACTCTGGTAAGGACCATTGGCCCGGGAGAAGGGGTCAGTTATGGCAGGGAATTTATTGCACAGAAAAAAACGACGGTTGCCGTAATCTCTGTCGGTTATGCGGATGGTTATCCGCGGGCTCTTTCCGATGGGAAAGGGCAGGTACTGATTCATGGGCAGCGTGCATCGATCCTCGGCCGCATTTGCATGGATCAGCTTATGGCGGATGTGACGGGAATCCCGGGTGTGAAAAGGGGAGATGTGGTCACACTGATCGGAAGGGATGGCATGGAAGAG